The Azospirillaceae bacterium genome includes a region encoding these proteins:
- a CDS encoding threonine synthase, with protein MRHDDNLTIERPTFVTHLECSLTGERYEADQVHNLSRAGKPLLVRYDLDGAKRALTRDALAQRPMDLWRWRELLPVRKVSDIVSLGEAATPLIPLPRLSRNLGGGEILVKDEGRLPTGSFKARGLVMAVSMAKAFGLKHLAMPTNGNAGAALAAYASRAGIRATIFCPEDTPEVNVSEIALQGATVYRVNGLIDDCGRIVGAGKEAAGWFDVSTLKEPYRIEGKKTMGLELVEQLGWDVPDVIFYPTGGGTGLIGMWKAFAELEAIGLLGGKRPRMVAVQAAGCAPMVKAFEDGVEHAPRWENAATIASGIRVPQAVGDFLILRAVRESGGFAVAVTDDAIRAAVDEVAREEGLLLCPEGGATYAAYRQALADGRVRGDERVMLFNCATGLKYPMPRVRTTLDRHKPIDYAAL; from the coding sequence GTGCGGCACGACGATAACCTGACCATCGAGCGGCCGACCTTCGTCACCCACCTGGAATGCTCGCTGACCGGTGAACGGTACGAGGCGGACCAAGTCCACAACCTGTCCCGGGCCGGAAAACCACTCCTGGTCCGATACGACCTGGACGGGGCGAAGCGCGCCCTGACCAGGGACGCGTTGGCCCAACGGCCCATGGACCTGTGGCGCTGGCGCGAACTGCTGCCCGTGCGCAAGGTCTCGGACATTGTGAGCCTGGGCGAGGCGGCAACCCCGCTGATCCCCCTGCCCCGCCTGTCCCGGAATCTCGGCGGCGGCGAAATCCTGGTCAAGGACGAGGGGCGCCTGCCCACCGGCTCGTTCAAGGCACGTGGCCTGGTGATGGCCGTGTCCATGGCCAAGGCATTCGGGCTGAAGCACCTGGCGATGCCGACCAACGGCAACGCCGGCGCCGCCCTGGCCGCCTATGCCAGCCGGGCCGGCATCCGTGCCACCATCTTCTGCCCCGAGGACACGCCCGAGGTGAACGTGTCCGAGATCGCGCTGCAGGGGGCCACGGTCTACCGGGTCAACGGGCTGATCGACGACTGCGGCCGGATCGTGGGCGCCGGCAAGGAAGCCGCCGGCTGGTTCGACGTGTCCACGCTGAAGGAGCCGTACCGGATCGAGGGCAAGAAGACCATGGGCCTGGAGCTGGTCGAACAGCTCGGCTGGGACGTGCCCGACGTGATCTTCTACCCGACCGGTGGCGGCACCGGCCTGATCGGCATGTGGAAGGCCTTCGCCGAGCTGGAAGCCATCGGCCTTCTGGGCGGGAAGCGGCCCAGGATGGTGGCGGTCCAGGCCGCGGGCTGCGCGCCCATGGTCAAGGCGTTCGAGGACGGGGTGGAGCACGCGCCCCGGTGGGAGAATGCCGCCACCATCGCGTCCGGCATCCGGGTGCCCCAGGCGGTCGGCGACTTCCTGATCCTGCGCGCCGTGCGCGAGAGCGGCGGCTTCGCCGTCGCGGTCACCGACGACGCCATCCGGGCCGCGGTCGACGAGGTGGCCCGCGAGGAGGGCCTGCTGCTGTGTCCGGAGGGCGGCGCGACCTATGCCGCCTACCGCCAGGCCCTGGCGGACGGCCGGGTGCGCGGGGACGAGCGGGTGATGCTGTTCAACTGCGCCACCGGCCTGAAGTACCCGATGCCGCGGGTCCGCACGACGCTCGACCGGCACAAGCCCATCGACTATGCGGCGCTGTGA
- the glpD gene encoding glycerol-3-phosphate dehydrogenase, producing MAQREHADLLIVGGGINGAGIARDAVGRGLSVILAEQSDLGSATSSASSKLIHGGLRYLEHYEFRLVREALQERERLLRVAPHIIWPLRFVLPHDDGLRPAWMIRMGLFLYDTIGGRRTLPGSHGVDLVRDPVGRPLRDDFRKGFVYSDCWVQDARLVALNAMDAHARGADIRTRTRVTRIRREGGVWVADLEDLRDGSTARVTARGLVNAAGPWVTKFLREQMGRNDARQVRLVKGSHIVLPRLYEGDQAYILQNEDRRIVFVIPYEGAYTLVGTTDVPFEDDPAKVEISADETTYLCRIVNRYFKAAVGPDDVAWAYAGVRPLYDDAADNASAVTRDYVLDLEAPDGAPPVLSVFGGKITTFRRLAEQAMDKLAPHFPEAGKAWTGTAPLPGGDLPDADFGRFLAALKARHPWLPAGLAHRYARAYGTWTEKLIGTATDLAGLGPDLGGGLHTAEVDHLRRHEFAETADDILWRRSKLGLHVPKGTREALEAYLAGQPARPAAAARASSD from the coding sequence ATGGCGCAGCGCGAGCATGCGGACCTGCTGATCGTCGGCGGCGGCATCAACGGCGCGGGCATCGCCCGCGATGCGGTGGGGCGTGGCCTGTCGGTGATCCTGGCGGAACAGTCGGACCTCGGCAGCGCCACCTCGTCGGCCAGCAGCAAGCTGATCCACGGCGGCCTGCGCTATCTGGAACATTACGAATTCCGGCTGGTGCGCGAAGCGTTGCAGGAGCGCGAGCGGCTGCTGCGCGTGGCGCCGCACATCATCTGGCCCCTGCGTTTCGTCCTGCCCCACGACGACGGGCTGCGCCCGGCCTGGATGATCCGGATGGGCCTGTTCCTCTATGACACCATCGGCGGCCGCAGGACGTTGCCGGGCTCGCACGGGGTCGATCTGGTCCGCGATCCGGTCGGCCGCCCGCTCCGCGACGACTTCCGCAAGGGCTTCGTCTATTCCGACTGCTGGGTCCAGGACGCCCGGCTGGTCGCCCTGAACGCCATGGACGCCCATGCCCGCGGTGCCGACATCCGCACCCGCACCCGGGTCACCCGGATCCGGCGCGAGGGCGGGGTGTGGGTGGCCGACCTCGAGGACCTGCGCGACGGAAGCACTGCGCGCGTCACGGCGCGCGGGCTGGTGAACGCGGCCGGCCCCTGGGTGACCAAATTCCTGCGCGAGCAGATGGGCCGCAACGACGCCCGGCAGGTCCGGCTGGTCAAGGGCAGCCACATCGTTCTGCCGCGGCTGTACGAGGGCGACCAGGCGTACATCCTCCAGAACGAGGACCGCCGGATCGTCTTCGTGATCCCGTACGAGGGCGCGTACACGTTGGTCGGCACCACCGACGTGCCGTTCGAGGACGACCCGGCCAAGGTCGAAATCAGCGCGGACGAGACCACGTACCTGTGCCGGATCGTGAACCGCTACTTCAAAGCCGCGGTCGGCCCCGACGACGTGGCGTGGGCCTATGCGGGCGTCCGCCCGCTGTACGACGACGCGGCCGACAACGCGTCGGCGGTGACCCGCGACTACGTCCTCGACCTGGAGGCCCCGGACGGTGCGCCGCCGGTCCTGTCGGTGTTCGGTGGCAAGATCACCACGTTCCGCCGACTGGCGGAGCAGGCGATGGACAAGCTGGCCCCCCATTTCCCGGAGGCCGGCAAGGCGTGGACCGGGACCGCCCCCCTGCCCGGGGGCGACCTGCCGGATGCCGACTTCGGCCGCTTCCTGGCCGCGCTCAAGGCCCGCCATCCCTGGCTTCCGGCCGGGCTCGCCCACCGTTACGCACGCGCGTACGGCACCTGGACCGAGAAGCTGATCGGCACCGCCACGGACTTGGCCGGTCTCGGCCCGGACCTCGGCGGCGGGCTGCACACCGCCGAGGTGGACCACCTGCGGCGGCACGAGTTCGCCGAAACCGCCGACGACATTCTGTGGCGCCGCTCCAAGCTGGGGCTGCACGTGCCCAAAGGCACGCGGGAGGCGTTGGAAGCCTATCTGGCAGGCCAGCCGGCACGGCCCGCCGCCGCCGCGCGGGCATCGTCCGACTAG